The following DNA comes from Clostridiaceae bacterium.
TTCCTCAATCGGGGCTTTGGCGGTAGGTCTTTGAACCCTGTGTTCGTCTATACCGCTAATTTCATTGGCAAACTCTTCATCACCACCATTTTGCAGCCTCATTACCTTCTCTATAAGTCTTCCTATAGCGTCAGGGCAAGACAATACCTTCAGCCCTCTTTGCCTTGTAGTGGAAGGGCATCTGATGCCTTTAAGCTGTTCTACCAATGATTTTGGATCCATTCCTGCTCTAAGAGCAATAGAAACAAGTCTGCTGGTGGCTTCGGATTGAGAAGGGCAGCCCCCTGCTCTTCCGGTATTTGTAAAAACTTCACAAATTCCATAATCATCATAATTTACTGTAATGTATAAGTTTCCACAGCCAATTCGTACCTTTTCAGTAAATCCAGTGGTGATATCAGGTCTTGGCCTTGGCTTTGGTACTGTCTGGCAGTATCCTTCACAGGGCTTTTCTTCTGTCTTCCTGCTTTCCTCTTTCCCTTTCACCTTCCCTATGTTCAGAACCTGGGAATCCCTGCTTCCGTCCCTGTATATTGTTACTCCTTTGCATCCTGTCTTATATGCAAGCTCATAGACTTTTTTTACATCCTCTTTTGTTGCCTCATGGCTCAGGTTGACGGTTTTTGAAACAGCATTGTCAGTATACTTTTGGAAAGCCGCCTGCATTTCCACATGGTATTCAGGTGAAACATCATGAGCTGTCACAAATATATCCCTTATTCTTTTAGGTATTTCCTCGAAATCCTTTATTGAGCCCTTCCTGGCAATCCTACGCATCAATTCATCAGAATAGAATCCTTCTTTTATAGCTATTTCTTTAAATACAGGATTTACCTCAACAAGTTCATCATTATCCATAACATTTCTTATATAAGTAATAGCGAATAAAGGCTCTATCCCGCTGGACACCCCTGCAATAATACTTAATGTCCCGGTAGGTGCAATAGTGGTTGTAGTTGCATTTCTGACCTTTATCCCGGTATCTTTATAAATGCTTTTATCATAGGCCGGGAACACTCCCTTCTTCTTCGCCAGTTCCATAGAAGCCTTGCGAGATTCCTCTCTGATAAACTTCATAACATTCTGCGCAAGATTGATAGCTTCCATGGAATTATATGGTATACCAAGCTTGCATAACATGTCAGCCCAGCCCATAACTCCAAGACCTATCTTTCTGGTGTTTTTCGTCATTTCATCAATCTGGGGCAAAGGATACTTATTTACATCAATAACATTATCAAGAAAATGAACCGCTTTCCTGACCGTACTTAAGAGTTTGTCGTAATCAACACTTAAAACACCATCTTGTTCTTTAACCATAATGCTCAGATTTATAGAACCAAGGTTACATGACTCATAAGGCAGCAAAGGTTGCTCGCCGCAATTATGTATATAAATGCCGTTTGCATCAAAAGCATTTACTCCAGGAACCTGAACATCAAATACTTCCTGCTCACCCAACTCATTTATTTCAGTAATTTCAGCAGTAAAGCGTTCTCTATTTAAAGCAGGTTTAAAGTCTTTCAAAATCTCGTTCAATTTACCTTGCTTTCTACTGCTGCTAAATCCAATCAACTTAGAAAAAATAAATAAGTTATCCTGGGAAATGACAAGTTCATGGCCTGTCTTAACTTCATAATCTTTATAATTAACATTTCCATCCGGCATAGACTTAAAGCCTGTTTCTTTACAATTGGTATATATTTGTGAAGCTATACCCAATCTATGAAGCATTCTCTGTATAGCCTTCAAACATTCAAGATCATTCTGCCATAACCTTATAGAAACACCCTTTTCTCTTGTTCCGCAAATAGTTCCGTCTTTATCAAAGAAACCTCTTAAAAATCCCCTGTAAAATTCACTGCTTGTCTTTTCTATGCTGGGAGTCAACTTTTTTGTCCCAGGTAATATTGAATATTCCACAGCTAGATCCCGTAATACTGAAAGCCGTATCCGGTTTTCTACCCTTTCTGTAACAGTTGTTTGAAAACCTGTAAAATCTGAACGGTGTGGAAGGGTAAAAGCCGCTTCTCCTGCAGCCTTCATTAATGATTCTTCTTCTTCGTCATTACTCCAAACAGAAATAATGCCTCCTTCTTTTTTAAGAGTTCCATCACCCATCATTAAGCCTAATAGATAGCCATCGTTAAAGCTACCCTTTCCGCTCCATGTAATACCTCTGTTA
Coding sequences within:
- a CDS encoding TSCPD domain-containing protein → MKLSENAIKVLERRYLAKDENGKLLENPEDMFRRVAKAIAQADAPYAGPEELEAIEKEFFEMMTNLEFLPNSPTLMNAGRPLGQLSACFVLPIEDSMEGIFETIKNAALIHKSGGGTGFSFSRLRPKGSAVNSTGGVASGPISFMKVFNAATEAVKQGGTRRGANMGILRVDHPDIREFITCKQDNSDITNFNISVAVTEDFMKAVEKGETYSLIDPRTGKEAGREDAREIFNMIVENAWNNGEPGIIFIDRLNKDNVTPELGAIESTNPCITGDSWVLTDQGPVQVKDILGKQIHLALNGSFHQTSKDGFFKTGIKNVIRISTDRGYELKLTKDHLVRIAANISRFGIKEEWKPAGELKPGDKIVLSNNRGITWSGKGSFNDGYLLGLMMGDGTLKKEGGIISVWSNDEEEESLMKAAGEAAFTLPHRSDFTGFQTTVTERVENRIRLSVLRDLAVEYSILPGTKKLTPSIEKTSSEFYRGFLRGFFDKDGTICGTREKGVSIRLWQNDLECLKAIQRMLHRLGIASQIYTNCKETGFKSMPDGNVNYKDYEVKTGHELVISQDNLFIFSKLIGFSSSRKQGKLNEILKDFKPALNRERFTAEITEINELGEQEVFDVQVPGVNAFDANGIYIHNCGEQPLLPYESCNLGSINLSIMVKEQDGVLSVDYDKLLSTVRKAVHFLDNVIDVNKYPLPQIDEMTKNTRKIGLGVMGWADMLCKLGIPYNSMEAINLAQNVMKFIREESRKASMELAKKKGVFPAYDKSIYKDTGIKVRNATTTTIAPTGTLSIIAGVSSGIEPLFAITYIRNVMDNDELVEVNPVFKEIAIKEGFYSDELMRRIARKGSIKDFEEIPKRIRDIFVTAHDVSPEYHVEMQAAFQKYTDNAVSKTVNLSHEATKEDVKKVYELAYKTGCKGVTIYRDGSRDSQVLNIGKVKGKEESRKTEEKPCEGYCQTVPKPRPRPDITTGFTEKVRIGCGNLYITVNYDDYGICEVFTNTGRAGGCPSQSEATSRLVSIALRAGMDPKSLVEQLKGIRCPSTTRQRGLKVLSCPDAIGRLIEKVMRLQNGGDEEFANEISGIDEHRVQRPTAKAPIEEIYNYPVGDRYQVGDRYPIGDRKSGNILPNILGEETEKECSSKCPECGRVLEHEGGCVICRSCGYSKCG